One Agrococcus jenensis genomic region harbors:
- a CDS encoding glycosyltransferase: MRVDYILPLRWDADTSRRELEELTAYLARLRAWANVVVVDGSDAPVFAEHDAAWSGLVRHIPPEGPPCPNGKVAGVLTGIRATRRDRIVIADDDVRYDERGLAEVVRRLDRAGIVMPQNHFRPLPWHARWDTARSLLNRAIGADYAGTVAVRRALAAGGYRGDVLFENLELLRMVAARGGTVERARDLFVERRPPSARHFRSQRGRQAYDSQAQPWRLTAELALLPALLLQARAPRAYLAWAVAAVAIAERGRRVAGGRRVYAPTAALWAPAWVAERAVTAWIALAWRAAGGVPYAGGRLRYAASSRRALRRAEHSGTPGADRPVC; encoded by the coding sequence ATGCGGGTCGACTACATCCTCCCGCTGCGGTGGGACGCCGACACGTCGCGGCGCGAGCTGGAGGAGCTGACCGCCTACCTCGCACGCCTGCGCGCGTGGGCGAATGTCGTGGTCGTCGATGGCTCCGACGCGCCCGTGTTCGCCGAGCATGATGCGGCGTGGTCTGGGCTGGTGCGCCACATCCCGCCGGAGGGGCCGCCATGCCCGAACGGCAAGGTGGCGGGGGTGCTGACCGGCATCCGCGCGACGCGGCGAGACCGCATCGTGATCGCCGACGACGACGTCCGCTACGACGAGCGCGGGCTCGCGGAGGTGGTCCGCCGGCTGGACCGCGCCGGCATCGTCATGCCGCAGAACCACTTCCGGCCGCTGCCCTGGCACGCGCGGTGGGACACGGCGAGGTCGCTGCTCAACCGCGCGATCGGCGCCGACTACGCCGGCACGGTCGCGGTGCGGCGAGCGCTCGCGGCCGGCGGCTACCGCGGCGACGTGCTGTTCGAGAACCTCGAGCTGCTGCGCATGGTCGCGGCGCGCGGCGGGACGGTCGAGCGGGCGCGGGACCTCTTCGTCGAACGCCGGCCGCCGAGTGCACGGCACTTCCGGTCGCAGCGCGGGCGGCAGGCGTACGACTCGCAGGCGCAGCCCTGGCGGCTCACGGCCGAGCTCGCGCTGCTGCCCGCCCTGCTGCTGCAGGCCAGGGCGCCGCGCGCCTACCTCGCCTGGGCGGTTGCCGCCGTCGCCATCGCCGAGCGCGGACGACGCGTCGCCGGCGGTCGGCGGGTGTACGCGCCGACCGCCGCGCTGTGGGCGCCGGCGTGGGTGGCCGAGCGGGCGGTCACGGCGTGGATCGCGCTCGCCTGGCGCGCGGCCGGAGGGGTGCCGTATGCCGGCGGTCGGCTGCGCTACGCGGCGTCGTCGAGGCGGGCGCTGCGTCGGGCCGAGCACTCCGGCACACCCGGAGCCGATCGACCCGTCTGCTGA
- a CDS encoding DNA alkylation repair protein — MSETVPDLLAELAALDDPRAREVNERHGDDHGVNLGKLRAIAKRLKTQHELAVALWATDETAARLLALLICRPKAYSRDELDRMLREARAPKVHDWLVNYVVKKHPEAEALRLRWVDDADPVVASAGWALTSERVAKRPEGLDLDGLLDTIEAEMREAPDRLQWAMNTCLATIGIAHPEHRARAIAIGERLEVLKDYPTPPNCTSPFAPIWIEEIVRRQDAAALQVG, encoded by the coding sequence ATGTCGGAGACCGTGCCGGACCTGCTGGCGGAGCTCGCCGCGCTCGACGACCCGCGCGCTCGCGAGGTGAACGAGCGCCACGGCGACGACCACGGCGTCAACCTCGGCAAGCTGCGCGCGATCGCGAAGCGGTTGAAGACGCAGCATGAGCTCGCGGTCGCGCTGTGGGCGACAGACGAGACCGCCGCGCGGCTGCTCGCGCTGCTCATCTGCCGGCCGAAGGCCTACTCGCGCGACGAGCTCGACCGCATGCTGCGCGAGGCGCGCGCGCCGAAGGTGCACGACTGGCTCGTGAACTACGTCGTGAAGAAGCACCCGGAGGCCGAGGCGCTGCGGCTGCGGTGGGTCGACGACGCGGATCCGGTGGTCGCGAGCGCCGGATGGGCGCTGACGAGCGAGCGGGTCGCCAAGCGACCAGAGGGGCTCGACCTCGACGGGCTGCTCGACACGATCGAGGCCGAGATGCGCGAGGCGCCCGACCGGCTGCAGTGGGCGATGAACACGTGCCTCGCGACGATCGGCATCGCGCACCCCGAGCACCGCGCGCGGGCGATCGCGATCGGCGAGCGGCTCGAGGTGCTGAAGGACTACCCGACGCCGCCGAACTGCACGTCGCCGTTCGCGCCGATCTGGATCGAAGAGATCGTGCGGCGGCAGGATGCGGCGGCGCTGCAGGTCGGCTGA
- a CDS encoding HNH endonuclease, protein MDVLLRALEGALAMLQPALPWLVPLLVAVAVLRFPMPGRGPGFARRDPWRTFRFGPRATVMERAARRCESAAFIAWGRCDAPATEVDHVFPWSRGGPTVESNGQALCRGHNRSKGAMRPPWWYVLGLERRRRSYFPAGADVRVFAVMSDDDRAARTVPRVPERRSRMRS, encoded by the coding sequence ATGGACGTCCTACTGCGCGCGCTCGAGGGCGCGCTCGCGATGCTGCAGCCGGCCCTGCCGTGGCTCGTTCCGCTGCTCGTCGCCGTCGCGGTGCTGCGATTCCCGATGCCCGGACGGGGCCCGGGCTTCGCTCGTCGCGATCCGTGGCGCACCTTCCGGTTCGGCCCCAGGGCGACCGTGATGGAGCGGGCCGCCAGGCGATGCGAGAGCGCCGCCTTCATCGCCTGGGGCCGGTGCGATGCGCCCGCCACCGAGGTCGATCACGTCTTCCCCTGGTCGCGCGGCGGCCCCACGGTCGAGAGCAACGGGCAGGCGCTGTGCCGCGGCCACAACCGCTCGAAGGGCGCGATGCGACCGCCGTGGTGGTACGTGCTCGGCCTCGAGCGTCGCCGCCGATCGTACTTCCCGGCGGGCGCCGACGTGCGCGTCTTCGCCGTGATGAGCGACGACGACCGCGCGGCGCGGACGGTGCCGCGCGTGCCCGAGCGTCGCAGCCGCATGCGCTCCTAG
- a CDS encoding cation transporter: MNPRFGRTELPERQAKALRKAIRFEWGTLAFLAVAITMVYLVMGSSQAMKAAWIEDLLSLAPPIAFLLAVRLVNKTPNPKYPYGYHRSVGVAHLVAGVALFTMGAFLIYDSATGLITAEHPPIGSVVLFGQTVWLGWLMMGAMALTIPLPIYFGRVKMRLAEELHDKVLYADADMNKADWMTAAGSIVGVAGIGLGLWWTDAAAALFIAASILSDGFKNMKAAITDLMDTRATTFDDGRPHPDAAKVDAYLESLPWVARAGSRVRDQGHVFHVEAFVVPHRGMMPTLTELLDARDGCIDLDWKVQDIVLVPIDELPEEVGGPDRSRQSERNR; the protein is encoded by the coding sequence GTGAACCCGCGCTTCGGCCGCACCGAGCTGCCCGAGCGTCAGGCGAAGGCGCTGCGCAAGGCCATCCGGTTCGAGTGGGGCACGCTCGCGTTCCTCGCGGTCGCGATCACGATGGTCTACCTCGTGATGGGCAGCTCGCAGGCGATGAAGGCCGCCTGGATCGAAGACCTGCTCTCGCTCGCCCCGCCGATCGCGTTCCTGCTCGCGGTGCGGCTCGTGAACAAGACGCCGAACCCGAAGTACCCCTACGGCTACCACCGGTCCGTCGGCGTCGCGCACCTCGTCGCCGGGGTCGCGCTCTTCACCATGGGCGCGTTCCTCATCTACGACTCGGCGACGGGCCTCATCACCGCCGAGCATCCGCCGATCGGCTCGGTCGTGCTCTTCGGGCAGACCGTCTGGCTCGGCTGGCTGATGATGGGCGCGATGGCGCTCACCATCCCGCTGCCGATCTACTTCGGCCGGGTCAAGATGCGGCTCGCCGAGGAGCTGCACGACAAGGTGCTCTACGCCGACGCCGACATGAACAAGGCCGACTGGATGACCGCGGCTGGCTCGATCGTGGGCGTCGCAGGCATCGGGCTCGGCCTCTGGTGGACCGACGCGGCGGCCGCGCTCTTCATCGCCGCGAGCATCCTCTCGGACGGCTTCAAGAACATGAAGGCGGCCATCACCGACCTCATGGACACCCGCGCGACCACCTTCGACGACGGCCGGCCGCATCCGGATGCGGCCAAGGTCGACGCCTACCTCGAGAGCCTGCCGTGGGTCGCGCGGGCAGGCTCCCGGGTGCGCGACCAGGGGCACGTGTTCCACGTCGAGGCGTTCGTCGTGCCGCACCGAGGCATGATGCCGACGCTGACCGAGCTGCTCGACGCGCGCGACGGCTGCATCGACCTGGACTGGAAGGTGCAGGACATCGTGCTCGTGCCGATCGACGAGCTGCCGGAGGAGGTCGGCGGGCCCGACCGCAGCAGGCAGTCGGAGCGGAACCGGTAG
- a CDS encoding transporter substrate-binding domain-containing protein: protein MGRFLRSTGAIALAVTVLTGCATVPADPDGTLERVQGGVLRVGVTENAPWVELSDGGDPSGTEPALILEFAERLDAEVEWTPGSEATLAEALEAGELDLVIGGFVEDTPWTEFGASTRPYVEAGTAEGNDKHVMLAPLGENAFLVALETFLDEQAVS, encoded by the coding sequence ATGGGGAGGTTCCTGAGGTCGACGGGCGCGATCGCCCTGGCGGTGACGGTGCTGACGGGATGCGCGACCGTGCCCGCGGACCCCGACGGCACGCTCGAGCGCGTCCAGGGCGGGGTCCTGCGCGTTGGCGTCACCGAGAACGCGCCGTGGGTCGAGCTGAGCGACGGCGGCGACCCCTCTGGCACCGAGCCTGCGCTCATCCTCGAGTTCGCCGAGCGGCTCGACGCGGAGGTCGAGTGGACCCCGGGCAGCGAGGCGACGCTCGCGGAGGCGCTCGAGGCGGGCGAGCTCGACCTCGTCATCGGCGGCTTCGTCGAGGACACGCCCTGGACGGAGTTCGGCGCCTCCACCCGCCCCTACGTCGAGGCCGGCACCGCCGAGGGGAACGACAAGCACGTGATGCTCGCGCCGCTCGGCGAGAACGCCTTCCTCGTCGCGCTCGAGACCTTCCTCGACGAGCAGGCCGTCTCGTGA
- a CDS encoding TIGR03618 family F420-dependent PPOX class oxidoreductase has translation MQAWTDIAHHFSTTAVAHLATLQPDGAPQVVPLWIDRHGDDELVFFTIAGSRKDRNIGRDPRVAVSITAPDDAYVMATVRGEVTARIDGEEGMAIVDRLSVKYTGEPYAEREGFVAFVIRPRKWSAVDYGAADSTGS, from the coding sequence ATGCAGGCATGGACCGACATCGCCCACCACTTCTCGACGACGGCCGTCGCGCACCTCGCGACGCTCCAGCCGGACGGCGCGCCGCAGGTCGTGCCGCTGTGGATCGACCGGCACGGCGACGACGAGCTGGTGTTCTTCACGATCGCCGGCTCGCGCAAGGACCGGAACATCGGCCGCGATCCTCGCGTCGCCGTCTCGATCACCGCACCGGACGACGCCTACGTGATGGCCACGGTGCGCGGCGAGGTCACGGCTCGCATCGACGGCGAGGAGGGCATGGCGATCGTCGATCGGCTCTCCGTGAAGTACACGGGGGAGCCGTACGCGGAGCGGGAGGGCTTCGTCGCGTTCGTGATCCGTCCGCGGAAGTGGTCGGCAGTCGACTACGGCGCGGCCGACTCGACCGGGAGCTAG
- a CDS encoding MerR family transcriptional regulator, whose protein sequence is MAWSTRQLADLTGTTVNTVRHYHRLGLLELPERTVNGYKQYGVQHVVRLLRIRRLVELGVPLAQISGISSEVERTPEALLAVDAHLAEQIEQLQRARQDIAAILAGNGPADGPRGFESVSAQLSSADSSMLHLYAQLYDEDAIADLRRMVEAEVGDSAEAAFNALGPDADDATRQRVAEALAPAMEQHMRDYPWVLDPVARSRHSAEATTEAFVSAVVELYNPAQLDVLARSDAIARSRLQQADPADDDAEDEPGS, encoded by the coding sequence ATGGCCTGGAGCACGCGCCAGCTCGCCGACCTCACCGGCACGACCGTCAACACGGTGCGGCACTACCACCGGCTCGGGCTGCTCGAGCTGCCGGAGCGCACCGTCAACGGCTACAAGCAGTACGGCGTGCAGCACGTGGTGCGGCTGCTGCGCATCCGGCGCCTCGTCGAGCTCGGTGTCCCGCTCGCGCAGATCTCGGGGATCAGCAGCGAGGTCGAGCGCACGCCTGAGGCACTGCTCGCAGTCGACGCGCACCTCGCCGAGCAGATCGAGCAGCTGCAGCGGGCGCGCCAGGACATCGCGGCCATCCTCGCCGGCAACGGGCCCGCTGACGGCCCGCGCGGCTTCGAGTCGGTCTCGGCACAGCTGTCATCCGCCGACAGCTCGATGCTCCATCTCTACGCGCAGCTGTACGACGAGGACGCCATCGCGGATCTGCGCCGCATGGTCGAGGCGGAGGTCGGTGACAGCGCGGAGGCGGCGTTCAACGCGCTGGGGCCGGATGCCGACGACGCGACCCGCCAGCGCGTCGCCGAGGCGCTCGCCCCGGCCATGGAGCAGCACATGCGCGACTACCCCTGGGTGCTCGATCCCGTCGCTCGGTCGCGGCACAGCGCCGAGGCGACGACGGAGGCCTTCGTCAGCGCCGTCGTCGAGCTCTACAACCCGGCGCAGCTCGACGTGCTCGCCCGCAGCGACGCGATCGCGCGATCGCGGTTGCAGCAGGCCGACCCGGCCGACGACGACGCGGAGGACGAGCCCGGCTCCTGA
- a CDS encoding small multidrug efflux protein — MNPIEDLVIGFQELVAAVPELLQPFIVMLAGMIPFIEGEGGSPIGIVGGIHPIVAGIAAATGNLLAVLAVVMLTSRTRETLTARRGARSGATFAGGEAGAVMTLEDDQPAGPAKPESKGKQRLKRWLVRFGVPGASLLGPLAIPTHFTAATLVASGVPRGWVLLWQAIAIVLWTTLTTVAAWLAVSALLA, encoded by the coding sequence GTGAACCCGATCGAAGACCTCGTCATCGGCTTCCAGGAGCTCGTGGCCGCTGTGCCCGAGCTGCTGCAGCCCTTCATCGTCATGCTCGCCGGCATGATCCCCTTCATCGAGGGTGAGGGCGGTTCGCCGATCGGCATCGTCGGCGGCATCCATCCGATCGTGGCGGGCATCGCCGCCGCGACCGGCAACCTCCTCGCCGTGCTCGCCGTCGTCATGCTCACCTCCCGCACGCGGGAGACCCTGACGGCGCGGCGCGGCGCTCGATCCGGCGCCACGTTCGCCGGCGGCGAGGCTGGCGCCGTCATGACCCTGGAGGACGACCAGCCCGCCGGGCCGGCGAAGCCGGAATCGAAGGGCAAGCAGCGCCTGAAGCGCTGGCTCGTGCGCTTCGGCGTGCCGGGCGCGAGCCTGCTCGGGCCGCTCGCGATCCCGACGCACTTCACCGCCGCGACGCTCGTCGCCTCCGGCGTGCCCCGCGGCTGGGTGCTGCTGTGGCAGGCCATCGCGATCGTGCTGTGGACCACGCTCACCACCGTCGCCGCCTGGCTCGCCGTCTCGGCGCTGCTGGCCTGA
- a CDS encoding GOLPH3/VPS74 family protein → MRPSNDQDQPADPTLAEDLMLLLFQPGSGRRSGTGHIAGEGTLFYALAGAVLAELALGDHVRADESTRAARVGAVAANPPVDVLLRTAWEYVAQRPRGVQTVLAAIGPTLRAPVLERLIEHGDIKRGQRRSLGLFTTDVLLGDGGDRRAALLAAVRAVLVDGADPTPRFAALTALVSASGVLPQLHREIPWDTPVIERAKQLEQGDWGADAAAHAVARTMTAIVVNNVVVAAAVLPRA, encoded by the coding sequence GTGCGCCCATCGAACGACCAGGATCAGCCTGCCGACCCGACCCTCGCCGAAGACCTGATGCTGCTGCTGTTCCAGCCAGGATCCGGAAGGCGTTCCGGCACCGGCCACATCGCCGGCGAGGGCACGCTCTTCTACGCCCTCGCGGGCGCGGTGCTGGCCGAGCTCGCGCTCGGCGACCACGTGCGCGCAGACGAGTCGACGCGAGCCGCACGCGTCGGTGCGGTGGCCGCCAACCCTCCGGTGGACGTGCTGCTGCGCACGGCGTGGGAGTACGTGGCGCAGCGGCCGCGCGGCGTCCAGACGGTGCTCGCCGCCATCGGCCCGACCCTGCGCGCACCGGTGCTGGAGCGGCTCATCGAGCACGGCGACATCAAGCGCGGGCAGCGCAGGTCGCTCGGCCTGTTCACGACGGATGTGCTCCTGGGTGACGGCGGCGACCGTCGCGCCGCGCTACTGGCCGCCGTGCGCGCAGTGCTCGTCGACGGGGCCGATCCGACCCCGCGCTTCGCGGCGCTGACCGCGCTGGTGTCGGCGAGCGGCGTGCTGCCGCAGCTCCACCGCGAGATCCCGTGGGACACCCCGGTGATCGAGCGTGCGAAGCAGCTCGAGCAGGGCGACTGGGGCGCGGATGCCGCCGCGCACGCGGTCGCGCGCACCATGACGGCGATCGTCGTGAACAACGTGGTCGTGGCCGCAGCGGTGCTGCCGCGCGCGTAG
- a CDS encoding helix-turn-helix transcriptional regulator, with translation MRNALPERRQARGWSQQRLADELGVSRQTVISIEKGRFDPSLPVAFRLAAVFECRIEDLFSPE, from the coding sequence ATGCGCAACGCGCTGCCGGAGCGGCGTCAGGCGCGCGGCTGGTCGCAGCAGCGGTTGGCCGACGAGCTGGGCGTCTCCCGCCAGACGGTCATCTCGATCGAGAAGGGTCGCTTCGACCCATCGCTGCCGGTGGCGTTCCGGCTCGCCGCCGTCTTCGAGTGCCGCATCGAGGATCTCTTCTCGCCCGAGTGA
- a CDS encoding DUF4396 domain-containing protein translates to MAMDHDHGQHHGEHHAEHQGEHVASSEVSHEHEHAGAGGINRMAASATLHCLTGCAIGEILGLVIGTAIGLSALWTVVLAVGLAFLFGYALSTLPLLKAGLSLGTALGVVLAADTLSIATMELVDNGVMALIPGAMDAGLVNPVFWIGMMIALTVAFFAAYPVNRVLLQRGKGHALTHQYHHGAQPAVGARRFIPDLSSGFLVGVIVSFMLGGLLVAAAATLGGGMGAHG, encoded by the coding sequence ATGGCGATGGATCACGACCACGGACAGCACCACGGGGAGCACCATGCGGAGCACCAAGGGGAGCACGTCGCCTCGAGCGAGGTGAGCCACGAGCACGAGCACGCCGGCGCGGGCGGCATCAACCGGATGGCGGCCAGCGCGACGCTCCACTGCCTGACCGGATGCGCGATCGGCGAGATCCTGGGGCTCGTCATCGGCACCGCGATCGGTCTGTCGGCGCTGTGGACCGTCGTGCTCGCGGTGGGCCTCGCGTTCCTCTTCGGCTACGCGCTCTCGACCCTGCCGCTCCTCAAGGCCGGCCTCTCGCTCGGCACAGCCCTGGGCGTCGTGCTCGCTGCGGACACGCTCTCGATCGCGACCATGGAGCTCGTCGACAACGGAGTGATGGCCCTGATCCCTGGCGCGATGGACGCGGGGCTCGTCAATCCCGTCTTCTGGATCGGGATGATGATCGCGCTCACCGTCGCGTTCTTCGCCGCCTATCCCGTCAATCGCGTGCTGCTGCAGCGCGGGAAGGGGCACGCGCTGACCCATCAGTACCACCACGGCGCCCAGCCCGCGGTGGGCGCCCGTCGCTTCATCCCGGACCTGTCGTCCGGCTTCCTCGTCGGCGTCATTGTGAGCTTCATGCTCGGCGGCCTGCTCGTTGCGGCTGCCGCGACGCTCGGCGGCGGGATGGGAGCGCACGGGTAG